A single Nicotiana tabacum cultivar K326 chromosome 5, ASM71507v2, whole genome shotgun sequence DNA region contains:
- the LOC107775921 gene encoding heat shock 70 kDa protein, mitochondrial: MATTVLLRSLRRREIATSSRSAYKTLASNIKPSWCPTLGGAKLAGLARPFCSRPAGNEIIGIDLGTTNSCVAVMEGKNPKVIENAEGSRTTPSVVAFNQKAELLVGTPAKRQAVTNPTNTVFGTKRLIGRRFDDPQTQKEMKMVPYKIVRASNGDAWVESNGQQYSPSQVGAFVLTKMKETAEAYLGKSINKAVITVPAYFNDAQRQATKDAGRIAGLDVQRIINEPTAAALSYGMNNKEGLVAVFDLGGGTFDVSILEISNGVFEVKATNGDTFLGGEDFDNTLLEFLVNEYKRTDGIDLSKDRLALQRLREAAEKAKIELSSTSQTEINLPFITADASGAKHLNITLTRSKFENLVNSLIERTRDPCKNCLKDAGISTKDVDEVLLVGGMTRVPKVQDIVSEIFGKSPCKGVNPDEAVAMGAAIQGGILRGDVKELLLLDVTPLSLGIETLGGIFTRLINRNTTIPTKKSQVFSTAADNQTQVGIKVLQGEREMASDNKMLGEFELVGIPPAPRGLPQIEVTFDIDANGLVTVSAKDKATGKEQQITIRSSGGLSEDEIDKMVKEAELHAQRDQERKALIDVRNSADTTIYSIEKSLNEYRDKVPKEVATEIETAVSDLRTAMGGDNVDEIKSKLDVANKAVSKIGQHMAGGAGGASEGGSDGGSQGGAPEAEYEEVKK; encoded by the exons ATGGCGACCACCGTATTGCTCAGATCTCTTCGTCGCCGTGAAATTGCTACCTCTTCTCGTTCTGCTTATAAAACT CTTGCTTCAAACATTAAGCCGTCATGGTGTCCAACACTTGGTGGTGCTAAATTGGCTGGTCTAGCCAGACCGTTTTG CTCTAGACCTGCTGGAAATGAGATTATTGGGATTGACTTGGGTACCACAAATTCCTGTGTTGCAGTGATGGAGGGCAAG AACCCGAAAGTGATTGAAAATGCTGAGGGATCTAGGACCACTCCGTCAGTGGTTGCATTTAACCAAAAGGCAGAATTGCTTGTTGGTACTCCGGCAAAACGTCAGGCAGTCACCAATCCTACAAATACCGTTTTTGGGACCAAGCGTCTAATTGGTAGGCGGTTTGATGATCCCCAGACACAGAAGGAAATGAAGATGGTTCCTTACAAAATAGTGAGGGCTTCCAATGGAGATGCTTGGGTTGAATCCAATGGGCAGCAGTATTCCCCAAGTCAGGTTGGAGCATTTGTTTTAACAAAGATGAAGGAAACTGCAGAAGCCTATCTAGGGAAGTCTATAAATAAAGCCGTGATCACTGTTCCAGCTTATTTCAATGATGCTCAGAGGCAGGCAACCAAGGATGCGGGGCGAATTGCAGGCCTTGATGTGCAAAGGATTATTAATGAGCCTACTGCAGCGGCACTTTCCTATGGTATGAACAACAAAGAAGGTCTTGTTGCAGTCTTTGATCTTGGTGGTGGCACCTTTGATGTTTCTATTTTGGAAATATCAAATGGCGTTTTCGAG GTCAAAGCAACAAATGGAGACACCTTTTTGGGAGGAGAAGACTTTGACAATACGTTGTTGGAATTTTTGGTGAATGAGTATAAAAGGACAGACGGAATTGACCTGTCAAAAGACAGGCTTGCCCTGCAAAGACTTCGAGAGGCAGCTGAGAAAGCTAAGATAGAGCTATCATCGACCTCACAGACTGAAATTAATTTACCTTTCATCACAGCTGATGCATCAGGAGCTAAACATCTTAATATAACTCTAACTAGATCCAAATTTGAGAATTTGGTGAACAGTTTAATTGAGAGGACAAGGGATCCTTGCAAGAATTGTTTGAAGGATGCTGGAATATCGACAAAAGATGTGGATGAGGTCCTCCTTGTTGGTGGTATGACTCGTGTCCCTAAAGTGCAGGACATTGTTTCTGAGATTTTTGGCAAGAGCCCGTGCAAAGGTGTAAATCCAGACGAAGCAGTTGCCATGGGAGCTGCAATTCAAGGTGGTATTCTCCGTGGCGATGTGAAAGAGTTGCTGCTTCTGGATGTCACTCCATTGTCTCTAGGTATTGAGACTTTAGGAGGTATCTTTACCAGGCTGATCAACAGGAATACCACCATACCTACAAAGAAAAGCCAG GTGTTCTCTACTGCTGCTGATAACCAAACCCAGGTTGGCATTAAGGTCTTGCAAGGTGAGCGAGAGATGGCATCTGATAATAAGATGCTGGGAGAATTTGAACTTGTTGGTATTCCTCCTGCACCAAGGGGTCTGCCTCAGATAGAAGTCACATTTGACATAGATGCAAATGGACTTGTCACGGTCTCTGCCAAGGACAAGGCCACTGGCAAAGAACAGCAGATCACTATTCGATCATCTGGTGGACTCTCAGAAGATGAGATAGACAAGATGGTCAAGGAAGCTGAGTTGCATGCCCAGAGGGATCAGGAGCGGAAGGCACTGATTGATGTCAGGAACAGTGCAGACACAACCATATACAGTATCGAAAAGAGCTTGAACGAGTACAGGGACAAGGTCCCCAAGGAGGTGGCAACAGAAATTGAAACAGCTGTTTCCGACTTGAGAACGGCAATGGGAGGTGATAACGTTGATGAAATCAAATCGAAGCTTGATGTAGCAAACAAGGCTGTTTCTAAGATTGGACAGCATATGGCTGGTGGTGCCGGAGGTGCCTCTGAAGGCGGCTCTGATGGAGGTTCTCAAGGGGGAGCCcctgag
- the LOC107775922 gene encoding uncharacterized protein LOC107775922, whose translation MGRTSEDVTGEGEEEGEETDREPTPHTHIQENSYSYSSFSCGVRQKAYMFDGEGDYFDKEWDLSEGRGKEFCWYHVELPKWNQKLSQSAQYLIDVLCPPLNLQDYILSLVSNGPFCGHVNGALIFRVNSPGLASSNFTFRIAARVTENLVITVSLGRVPRLCFSPGNESLLSEIPIVESPSYDPLEQKERGGIVIKEHVLDFLLMMNHFEEADNTVPKSVSNLVVHVIDTHVDHLQDIVTKLEIELDSVELELEKGGFALKQQMLDDRRFPKVHLDSQRLLQVIAYGEQVIPRVKEKCSSKDWFSSDDINILEEIIGQLRSLKENIGFIANRVTGIQTGLESWQADQITRKLYYLSFLSIMFLPLSVVTGVFGMNVGGVPWTNQNEPELKEGFHNVMLLCVALILLVLLCFLFPTFYASFVTWKRRRDMKRSWSLNHKSFHRRTTSSSRERNDNGGYQQLY comes from the exons ATGGGGCGTACTAGCGAAGACGTGACCGGGGAGGGTGAGGAAGAAGGAGAGGAAACGGATAGAGAACCTACCCCGCACACACATATTCAGGAAAATTCCTACAGTTACTCAAGTTTTTCGTGTGGTGTCAGGCAAAAGGCCTATATGTTTGATGGAGAAGGGGATTATTTCGACAAGGAATGGGATTTATCAGAAGGAAGAGGCAAAGAATTTTGCTGGTACCATGTTGAGCTTCCAAAATGGAACCAAAAACTCTCACAATCTGCACAGTATCTTATAGATGTACTTTGTCCACCTTTAAATCTTCAAgatt ATATTCTATCACTAGTTAGCAACGGACCATTTTGCGGGCATGTAAATGGCGCTCTCATTTTTCGAGTTAATTCACCGGGCCTTGCATCTAGCAACTTTACATTTCGAATCGCTGCAAGAGTTACTGAGAATTTAGTCATCACTGTGTCGTTAGGCCGTGTTCCAAGATTGTGTTTCTCCCCTGGAAATGAGTCTCTTTTATCGGAGATTCCTATAGTCGAAAGTCCAAGTTATGATCCTCTTGAACAAAAGGAAAGGGGTGGGATTGTCATCAAGGAACATGTTCTTGATTTTCTATTGATGATGAATCATTTTGAAGAGGCTGATAATACAGTGCCTAAATCCGTGTCAAATCTTGTTGTTCACGTTATAGACACACATGTGGATCACCTTCAAGATATTGTGACTAAGTTGGAGATTGAGTTGGATTCTGTTGAACTGGAATTGGAAAAAG GTGGTTTTGCTTTGAAGCAACAAATGTTGGATGACAGAAGATTCCCAAAGGTGCATCTTGACTCGCAACGCCTCCTCCAG GTGATTGCATATGGGGAGCAAGTAATTCCAAGAGTGAAGGAGAAGTGTTCTTCAAAAGATTGGTTTTCCAGTGATGATATTAACATCCTTGAAGAGATAATTGGTCAACTGAGAAGTTTAAAAGAGAATATTGGATTTATAGCTAATAGAGTTACAGGAATACAGACTGGTCTTGAAAGTTGGCAAGCTGACCAAATAACTAGAAAACTATATTACCTTTCTTTCCTCTCCATCATGTTTCTCCCCTTGTCAGTAGTAACTGGAG TGTTTGGGATGAATGTGGGAGGTGTTCCTTGGACAAACCAAAATGAACCTGAGCTGAAGGAGGGGTTCCACAATGTAATGTTGCTCTGTGTGGCTTTAATACTGTTGGTCCTCTTATGCTTCCTTTTCCCAACTTTTTATGCTTCTTTTGTGACTTGGAAGAGAAGAAGAGACATGAAAAGAAGTTGGTCTCTCAACCACAAATCCTTCCATAGAAGAACTACAAGTAGTAGTAGGGAAAGAAATGATAATGGAGGTTACCAACAGTTGTATTGA